A window of Phyllobacterium sp. T1293 contains these coding sequences:
- a CDS encoding YdcF family protein, whose amino-acid sequence MRDPKMDGANDSSNQPPAGPEGRTGGIVSALRKRIARPFFLLGVLALGLFLGGFIVFSDHVSTMQTPDLVEPADGIVVLTGGYSRIEGALDLLKNKRGERLFISGVHPSTKRGELQRVTRGDATLFECCVDIDRSAMDTIGNASESIKWAKANHYSRVIVVTNNYHMPRTLVELRRASQDIEFIPYPIVNSDLRNGDWLARGQVVRVLVVEYVKYLGAVIRSALPDNLSAVTQTLVRWVKDV is encoded by the coding sequence ATGCGTGACCCGAAAATGGACGGCGCGAACGACAGCAGCAATCAACCACCCGCAGGCCCAGAAGGCCGCACCGGTGGGATCGTGTCTGCGCTGCGCAAGCGGATTGCCCGGCCGTTCTTTTTGCTCGGGGTTCTGGCGCTCGGCCTGTTCCTTGGCGGCTTCATTGTTTTCAGCGATCATGTCAGCACCATGCAGACACCGGATCTGGTTGAACCGGCGGATGGTATTGTCGTTCTGACCGGCGGCTATTCGCGCATTGAAGGCGCTCTCGATCTCCTCAAGAACAAACGTGGCGAGCGGCTTTTCATCAGCGGCGTGCATCCTTCCACCAAACGCGGTGAATTGCAGCGGGTGACGCGCGGCGATGCCACCTTGTTTGAATGTTGTGTCGATATCGATCGCTCCGCCATGGATACAATCGGCAATGCATCCGAAAGCATCAAATGGGCCAAGGCCAATCACTATAGCCGCGTCATCGTGGTCACCAATAATTACCACATGCCCCGCACTCTGGTTGAACTCAGACGCGCCTCGCAGGATATCGAATTCATCCCCTACCCCATCGTCAACAGCGATCTGCGCAACGGCGACTGGCTGGCCCGTGGGCAGGTCGTGCGCGTGCTTGTGGTGGAATATGTAAAATATCTTGGTGCTGTCATTCGGTCGGCTCTGCCGGATAATCTATCGGCTGTCACACAAACCCTCGTCCGTTGGGTCAAAGACGTCTGA
- a CDS encoding cell division protein FtsX — MIDVARLRVLALGLMDRAIEFVRGKTGQAPIVPAGNVVGHALMIVIAIMTFLACLTIGAVSLVQSTAATWQSQISTEATIQIRPVEGQDMEKLLVQASKLAEGFAGVKSTRVIDRAATARLLEPWLGTGLNIDDLPVPRLVVVSLDEASPPDFATLRSELVKNVPGASFDDHRNWVDRLVSMARSTVLIGMAVLGLVVAATVLTVIFATRGAMAGNGHIIEVLHFIGAEQKFVARQFERHFFWTALKGALCGGALAILIFLIIGWWSSRNLATPEADQATALFGNFSIGSGGYTGVVLIILAVSVLTMITTRMTVIAHLRQVDGRAGESHDN, encoded by the coding sequence ATGATTGATGTCGCCCGCCTCCGGGTACTCGCCCTCGGTCTCATGGACCGGGCGATAGAGTTTGTGCGTGGCAAGACGGGTCAAGCGCCGATTGTGCCTGCTGGTAACGTCGTCGGCCATGCGCTGATGATCGTCATCGCCATCATGACGTTCCTCGCCTGCCTGACCATTGGCGCGGTCAGCCTTGTCCAGTCAACAGCTGCCACATGGCAAAGTCAGATATCGACCGAAGCCACCATCCAGATCCGTCCCGTCGAAGGACAGGATATGGAAAAGCTGCTGGTGCAGGCCAGCAAGCTGGCGGAAGGTTTTGCCGGGGTTAAATCCACCCGTGTGATTGACCGCGCGGCAACGGCCCGGCTGTTGGAGCCATGGCTTGGCACCGGGCTTAACATTGATGACCTGCCGGTTCCCCGGCTCGTTGTCGTGAGCCTTGATGAAGCCTCGCCGCCGGATTTTGCCACGCTGCGCAGCGAGCTTGTGAAGAACGTTCCCGGCGCCAGTTTCGATGATCACCGCAACTGGGTCGACCGGCTTGTCTCCATGGCCCGCTCCACGGTGCTGATCGGCATGGCAGTGCTTGGACTGGTTGTCGCAGCGACGGTGCTGACGGTTATTTTTGCCACGCGCGGCGCCATGGCCGGTAATGGTCACATCATCGAAGTGCTGCATTTTATCGGCGCGGAACAGAAATTCGTCGCGCGGCAATTCGAGCGGCATTTTTTCTGGACTGCCCTGAAAGGCGCTTTATGCGGCGGGGCGCTGGCCATTTTGATCTTCCTGATCATCGGCTGGTGGTCGTCGCGTAATCTGGCAACCCCGGAAGCCGATCAGGCCACAGCTCTGTTTGGCAACTTTTCCATCGGTTCGGGCGGCTATACCGGCGTCGTCCTGATCATACTTGCAGTCAGTGTTTTGACCATGATTACAACACGAATGACAGTCATAGCGCATTTGCGGCAGGTTGATGGAAGGGCTGGCGAAAGTCACGATAACTGA